Proteins from a genomic interval of Methanothrix sp.:
- the gyrB gene encoding DNA topoisomerase (ATP-hydrolyzing) subunit B, translated as MSETTYDASHIKVMEGLEAVRHRPSMYIGSTDALGLHHLVYEVVDNSVDEAMAGYCKEISVVIHGDGSVSVKDDGRGIPVDIHPQYNRPAVEIVMTVLHAGGKFDHDTYQVSGGLHGVGVSVVNALSEWLEVEVSRDGRVYRQRYERGRPVSDLQATDVSEKTGTTVRFKPDPEIFEVTDFSFDLLSSRLRELAFLNRGLRISITDERSGRSKTFQYDGGIVSFVQYLNRSKEVLHPNPIYFSRVRDGVSVEVAMQYNTSYNESVFTFANNINTREGGTHLSGFRAALTKTVNDFAREKKLLKGDAKLTGDDLREGLVAVVSVRLPDPQFEGQTKTRLGNSAVRGIVESLVSEGLMEYFELNPQVAEAIVDKATEAMRAREAARKAKELTRRKTALASSGLPGKLADCVESDPAKSELYIVEGESAGGSAKQGRNRHFQAVLPLRGKILNVERARLDKMLKNEEIRNLITALGTGIGDDFDITKARYHKIIIMTDADVDGSHIRTLLLTFFYRYMQPLIEAGYVYIAQPPLYQVRRGKSVRYAYSDEELAKLLEEGKAVVQRYKGLGEMNPEQLWETTMDPERRTLLRVTLKDAVEADEIFSILMGEQVEPRRIFIETHAREVRNLDV; from the coding sequence TTGAGCGAGACGACGTATGATGCAAGCCATATCAAGGTGATGGAGGGGCTTGAGGCGGTCAGGCACAGGCCCTCGATGTACATAGGATCCACGGATGCGCTGGGCCTTCATCACCTTGTCTACGAGGTTGTAGACAACAGCGTGGACGAGGCGATGGCCGGTTACTGCAAGGAGATCTCCGTGGTCATCCATGGGGATGGCTCTGTCTCGGTTAAGGATGATGGTCGTGGCATTCCTGTCGACATTCATCCGCAGTACAACCGGCCCGCCGTGGAGATAGTCATGACTGTGCTCCACGCTGGCGGAAAGTTCGACCACGACACGTATCAGGTCTCCGGCGGGCTGCATGGCGTTGGCGTTTCAGTGGTCAACGCCCTCTCAGAGTGGCTCGAGGTCGAGGTCAGCAGGGATGGAAGGGTATACAGGCAGAGATACGAGCGCGGCAGGCCTGTATCAGATCTTCAGGCTACAGACGTTTCTGAGAAGACCGGAACCACTGTGAGGTTCAAACCGGATCCCGAGATCTTCGAGGTCACCGATTTCAGCTTCGATCTTCTTTCATCGCGCCTCAGGGAGCTCGCATTTCTGAACCGGGGGCTCAGGATCAGCATAACAGATGAGAGATCCGGCAGGAGCAAGACGTTCCAGTACGATGGTGGCATAGTCTCCTTCGTTCAGTACCTGAACAGATCCAAGGAGGTGCTGCATCCGAACCCGATCTACTTCTCCAGGGTGAGGGATGGTGTGTCTGTAGAGGTGGCGATGCAGTACAACACGAGCTACAACGAGTCCGTGTTCACATTCGCGAACAACATCAACACCCGGGAGGGGGGAACGCATCTCTCCGGTTTCAGGGCAGCGCTGACAAAGACTGTAAATGACTTCGCCAGGGAGAAGAAGCTCCTGAAGGGGGACGCAAAGCTCACAGGAGACGACCTGAGGGAGGGGCTGGTCGCGGTGGTAAGCGTCCGGCTTCCCGATCCGCAGTTCGAGGGCCAGACCAAGACCAGGCTGGGGAACAGCGCGGTTCGCGGCATTGTCGAATCCCTCGTCTCTGAGGGCCTGATGGAGTACTTCGAGCTGAACCCGCAGGTGGCCGAGGCGATAGTCGATAAGGCGACAGAGGCGATGCGCGCCCGCGAGGCGGCCAGGAAGGCAAAAGAGCTCACGAGGCGGAAGACCGCGCTGGCATCATCAGGACTCCCGGGAAAGCTCGCAGACTGCGTGGAGAGCGATCCCGCAAAGAGCGAGCTGTACATCGTCGAGGGAGAGTCAGCAGGCGGTTCAGCGAAGCAGGGCCGCAATAGACACTTCCAGGCAGTCCTTCCGCTCAGGGGCAAGATACTGAACGTGGAGCGCGCCAGGCTCGACAAGATGCTCAAGAACGAGGAGATAAGGAACCTCATAACAGCCCTCGGCACCGGAATAGGCGATGATTTCGATATAACAAAGGCCAGGTACCACAAGATCATCATAATGACCGATGCAGACGTTGATGGCTCTCACATACGCACGCTTCTCCTGACATTCTTTTACAGATACATGCAGCCCCTGATAGAGGCAGGTTATGTGTACATCGCCCAGCCGCCGCTGTACCAGGTCAGAAGGGGGAAGAGCGTAAGGTACGCATACTCGGATGAGGAGCTCGCAAAGCTTCTGGAGGAGGGAAAGGCTGTGGTCCAGCGGTACAAGGGCCTGGGCGAGATGAACCCGGAGCAGCTCTGGGAGACTACGATGGATCCGGAGAGGAGAACGCTTCTCAGGGTGACGCTGAAGGATGCTGTCGAGGCCGATGAGATATTCTCCATACTTATGGGGGAGCAGGTGGAGCCCAGAAGGATCTTCATAGAGACGCATGCGAGAGAAGTGAGAAACCTGGACGTGTGA